In Nematostella vectensis chromosome 2, jaNemVect1.1, whole genome shotgun sequence, one genomic interval encodes:
- the LOC5514838 gene encoding tubulin beta chain isoform X1, giving the protein MFIILRAQFWNEHGIDPTGTYHGDSDLQLERINVYYNEATGQSGAGNNWAKGHYTEGAELVDSVLDLVRKEAESCDCIQGFQLTHSLGGGTGSGMVTLFISKIREEYPDRIMNTFSVVPSPKVSDTVVEPYNATLSVHQLVENTDETYCIDNEALYDICFRTLKLTTPTYGDLNHLVSATMSGVTTCLRFPGQLNADLRKLAVNMVPFPRLHFFMPGFAPLTSRGSQQYRALTVPELTQQMFDAKNMMAACDPRHGRYLTVAAMFRGRMSMKEVFEQMLNVQNKNSSYFVEWIPNNVKTAVCDIPPLVLKMSATFIGNSTAIQELFKRISEQFTAMFRRKAFLHWYTGEGMDEMEFTEAESNMNDLVSEYQQYQDATAEEEGEFDEEEEEAEEA; this is encoded by the exons ATGTTTATAATTCTCCGTGCGCAGTTTTGGAACGAACATGGTATTGACCCGACTGGAACCTACCACGGAGACTCAGATCTCCAGCTTGAAAGGATCAACGTGTATTACAACGAGGCAACAG GCCAAAGCGGAGCTGGTAACAACTGGGCTAAGGGCCACTACACTGAAGGAGCCGAGCTTGTGGATTCCGTCTTAGATCTAGTGAGAAAGGAAGCCGAAAGCTGTGACTGCATTCAAGGTTTCCAACTCACTCACTCCCTCGGGGGCGGTACAGGCTCTGGCATGGTAACACTCTTCATCTCAAAGATCAGAGAAGAGTACCCTGACCGAATCATGAACACATTCAGCGTTGTGCCGTCACCCAAGGTTTCTGACACCGTGGTCGAGCCATACAACGCCACCCTGTCCGTCCATCAGCTGGTAGAGAACACAGATGAGACTTACTGCATCGACAACGAGGCCTTGTACGACATCTGCTTCAGGACCCTCAAACTAACCACACCAACCTATGGTGACCTGAACCATCTCGTCTCTGCTACCATGAGTGGTGTAACAACCTGCCTTAGATTCCCTGGACAG CTTAACGCCGACTTAAGGAAGCTTGCTGTCAACATGGTACCCTTCCCCCGTCTCCACTTCTTCATGCCTGGCTTCGCTCCCCTCACCAGCCGTGGCTCCCAGCAGTACAGAGCCCTGACTGTCCCTGAGCTCACCCAACAGATGTTCGATGCCAAGAACATGATGGCTGCCTGTGACCCACGCCACGGACGCTACCTCACTGTTGCTGCCATGTTCCGTGGCCGCATGTCCATGAAGGAGGTCTTTGAGCAGATGCTGAACGTGCAGAACAAGAACAGCTCATATTTCGTTGAATGGATCCCCAACAACGTTAAGACCGCTGTGTGCGACATACCACCGCTTGTTCTTAAGATGTCCGCCACCTTCATCGGTAACAGCACTGCCATCCAGGAGCTGTTTAAGCGCATTAGCGAGCAGTTCACCGCTATGTTCAGGCGCAAGGCTTTCTTGCATTGGTACACCGGTGAGGGTATGGACGAGATGGAGTTCACTGAGGCCGAGTCCAACATGAACGACCTGGTATCTGAGTACCAGCAATACCAGGATGCTACCGCTGAGGAGGAGGGCGAGTTTGAtgaggaggaagaggaagcTGAGGAGGCGTAG
- the LOC5514794 gene encoding ATP-binding cassette sub-family B member 6: MSICKTYCEFGESLIKGVSKDDGMPRCIMFTYPPAILLALILILLLAQLYKKQRNYKNVYSRFNSGEDYEKGDSINQAANNGNFLNTAVSNPAKFVHGEGQKSFFFTYQQFLHLCLLLVPVIDIITKASLEKTRIQGVAVFYTISSFFTWTVALVVVRAESLKFYKLRVTTHSVGLLLFWTLAFINENLSFISWHNKNWWFIERNSSTKKAEFGLFLARYIAVAQLFLLGLKAPGLYKQEPLPVTVNEEDGTFEGSSVVRDRRGQSPFKDFWRKTMILWPFMWPKDRFLQLKVVICFILLAMGRAVNVLVPYTYKLIVNRLTGDNNQVITDPLKLIALYVFLRFLSGGGTGGMGLLNNIRSFLWITIQQFTSRTLQVKLFEHLHSLSLRWHITRKTGEVVTMVNRGATSIYNLLSYILFSVVPTIVDIVIAIVYFIAAFNGWFGLIVFLTMALYLIVTIVLTEWRTSFRRSMNVKDNDAKAKAVDSLLNFETVKYYSGEAFEVNRLNQLILGYQDSEWQVLGSLAVLNTVQNVIITSGLLAGAMYCGYLVQNGTLGVGDFVLYVTYIVQLYVPLNFFGTYYRMIQQSFIDMENMFDLFGQKREVVDVPNAPALTVTNGLIEFRNVSFSYDQRKPVLKNISFTVFPGQTLALVGNSGGGKSTIIRLLYRFYDVGSGCISIDGQDISKVTSKSLRQVIGVVPQDTVLFNNDIRFNVRYGRLEADDAAVEEAAQAADIHNRILTFPEGYSSLVGERGLKLSGGEKQRVAIARTVLKNPPVVLLDEATSALDTETERNIQASLNNMCINRTTIVVAHRLSTIVNADQILVLHEGEILEKGTHDELLAAGGVYANMWQQQIQSDEEGKDKQEIEAQGSTEKDKEA, from the exons aTGTCTATCTGTAAAACCTATTGCGAGTTTGGAGAGAGCCTCATTAAAGGAGTATCAAAAGATGATGGCATGCCAAGATGTATCAtgttcacctacccaccagcAATTTTATTGGCATTGATCTTGATTTTGTTATTGGCCCAACTGTACAAGAAACAAAGGAATTATAAAAATGTCTACTCACGGTTCAATTCTGGTGAAGATTACGAGAAAGGGGATTCCATTAACCAAGCAGCAAATAATGGAAACTTTCTGAACACTGCTGTTTCAAATCCAGCAAAATTTGTCCATGGAGAAGGCCAGAAATCATTTTTCTTTACTTATCAACAATTTCTGCATCTTTGTCTGCTGCTTGTTCCAGTAATTGACATCATTACTAAAGCATCATTGGAAAAGACACGCATCCAAGGTGTTGCTGTGTTTTATACCATTTCCAGTTTTTTCACCTGGACGGTTGCATTGGTGGTAGTTCGGGCAGAAAGTTTAAAATTCTATAAGCTTAGGGTGACTACACACTCTGTAGGACTGCTTCTTTTTTGGACATTGGCATTTATAAACGAAAATCTTTCTTTCATTTCCTGGCATAACAAAAACTGGTGGTTTATTGAGCGCAATTCTTCCACTAAGAAAGCAGAGTTTGGCTTGTTTCTTGCTAGGTATATAGCTGTTGCACAGTTGTTTTTGCTAGGGTTAAAGGCACCAGGACTCTACAAACAAGAACCGCTCCCAGTTACTGTAAATGAAGAGGATGGGACATTTGAAGGCTCCAGTGTG GTCAGAGATCGACGTGGACAGTCACCTTTCAAAGATTTCTGGAGAAAGACCATGATACTCTGGCCATTCATGTGGCCAAAAGATAG ATTCTTGCAGCTCAAAGTGGTTATTTGCTTCATCTTGCTGGCAATGGGGCGTGCTGTCAATGTTCTTGTGCCCTACACATACAAACTCATTG TGAACAGACTGACCGGGGATAATAATCAGGTCATCACTGACCCATTGAAGCTCATTGCTCTCTATGTATTCCTGCGGTTCTTGAGTGGAGGAGGAACTG GTGGAATGGGCCTATTAAACAACATCCGTTCATTCCTGTGGATAACCATTCAGCAGTTCACAAGCCGCACTTTACAGGTCAAACTGTTTGAGCATTTGCACAG CCTGTCTTTGAGGTGGCACATCACTCGCAAAACAGGAGAAGTGGTAACCATGGTTAATCGAGGTGCTACAAGTATATACAatctgctcag CTACATCCTGTTTAGTGTTGTGCCAACAATCGTGGATATCGTCATTGCTATTGTGTACTTCATTGCTGCTTTCAATGGCTGGTTTGGGCTGATTGTCTTTTTGACAATGGCACTTTACCTAA TTGTGACCATTGTTTTGACTGAATGGAGAACAAGTTTCCGCCGCTCCATGAATGTGAAAGATAATGATGCCAAAGCCAAAGCAGTTGATTCTCTTCTGAATTTTGAGaca GTGAAGTATTATTCAGGAGAGGCCTTTGAGGTCAACAGACTAAATCAGCTTATCCTTGGCTACCAG GATTCAGAGTGGCAGGTTCTAGGCTCACTAGCTGTACTCAACACTGTCCAGAATGTCATTATAACGTCTGGCCTGCTTGCTGGCGCTATGTATTGTGGCTACTTGGTGCAGAATGGTACTCTTGGG GTTGGAGATTTTGTTCTCTATGTTACATACATTGTACAGTTGTATGTGCCCCTCAATTTCTTTGGAACCTACTACCG AATGATACAGCAAAGTTTCATTGACATGGAAAATATGTTTGACCTGTTTGGCCAGAAGAGAGAG GTGGTTGATGTCCCTAATGCTCCTGCTCTGACCGTCACCAATGGACTGATTGAGTTCCGGAATGTTTCCTTTTCATATGATCAAAG AAAGCCTGTGCTGAAGAACATCTCATTCACCGTGTTCCCAGGGCAGACCCTAGCACTGGTTGGTAACTCAGGTGGCGGCAAAAGTACAATCATACGTCTGCTGTACAGATTTTATGATGTGGGCAGCGGTTGTATTAGCATTGATGGTCAGGATATTTCTAAG GTTACATCGAAGTCTCTTCGTCAGGTGATAGGTGTCGTTCCCCAAGACACTGTCCTGTTTAATAACGATATCAG GTTTAACGTGCGTTACGGGCGCCTGGAAGCTGACGACGCAGCCGTGGAGGAGGCCGCTCAAGCCGCAGACATCCACAATCGGATTCTCACCTTCCCTGAAG GATATAGCAGTCTTGTTGGGGAGCGTGGTTTGAAACTGAGTGGTGGAGAAAAACAAAGAGTTGCGATTGCAAGAACGGTACTCAAGAACCCCCCTGTAGTACTGCTAGACGAG GCAACGTCGGCGCTCGATACCGAGACCGAGAGAAATATTCAAGCGTCCCTGAATAACATGTGCATTAATCGAACTACCATCGTAGTCGCCCACAG GCTGTCAACTATCGTAAACGCTGATCAAATCCTGGTTCTACACGAGGGAGAGATCTTGGAGAAGGGAAC GCACGATGAGCTCCTCGCTGCCGGAGGTGTGTACGCAAACATGTGGCAGCAACAAATCCAGTCAGACGAGGAGGGAAAAGATAAGCAGGAAATTGAGGCGCAAGGCAGTACAGAGAAGGACAAAGAGGCGTAG
- the LOC5514838 gene encoding tubulin beta chain isoform X2: MRFTWRRWRKWSFFWNEHGIDPTGTYHGDSDLQLERINVYYNEATGGKYVPRAVLVDLEPGTMDSVRSGPFGQIFRPDNFVFGQSGAGNNWAKGHYTEGAELVDSVLDLVRKEAESCDCIQGFQLTHSLGGGTGSGMVTLFISKIREEYPDRIMNTFSVVPSPKVSDTVVEPYNATLSVHQLVENTDETYCIDNEALYDICFRTLKLTTPTYGDLNHLVSATMSGVTTCLRFPGQLNADLRKLAVNMVPFPRLHFFMPGFAPLTSRGSQQYRALTVPELTQQMFDAKNMMAACDPRHGRYLTVAAMFRGRMSMKEVFEQMLNVQNKNSSYFVEWIPNNVKTAVCDIPPLVLKMSATFIGNSTAIQELFKRISEQFTAMFRRKAFLHWYTGEGMDEMEFTEAESNMNDLVSEYQQYQDATAEEEGEFDEEEEEAEEA, from the exons TTTTGGAACGAACATGGTATTGACCCGACTGGAACCTACCACGGAGACTCAGATCTCCAGCTTGAAAGGATCAACGTGTATTACAACGAGGCAACAG GCGGGAAGTACGTTCCTCGTGCTGTTCTTGTCGATTTGGAGCCTGGAACTATGGACTCTGTCCGTTCCGGTCCCTTCGGACAGATCTTCAGACCCGACAACTTCGTGTTTG GCCAAAGCGGAGCTGGTAACAACTGGGCTAAGGGCCACTACACTGAAGGAGCCGAGCTTGTGGATTCCGTCTTAGATCTAGTGAGAAAGGAAGCCGAAAGCTGTGACTGCATTCAAGGTTTCCAACTCACTCACTCCCTCGGGGGCGGTACAGGCTCTGGCATGGTAACACTCTTCATCTCAAAGATCAGAGAAGAGTACCCTGACCGAATCATGAACACATTCAGCGTTGTGCCGTCACCCAAGGTTTCTGACACCGTGGTCGAGCCATACAACGCCACCCTGTCCGTCCATCAGCTGGTAGAGAACACAGATGAGACTTACTGCATCGACAACGAGGCCTTGTACGACATCTGCTTCAGGACCCTCAAACTAACCACACCAACCTATGGTGACCTGAACCATCTCGTCTCTGCTACCATGAGTGGTGTAACAACCTGCCTTAGATTCCCTGGACAG CTTAACGCCGACTTAAGGAAGCTTGCTGTCAACATGGTACCCTTCCCCCGTCTCCACTTCTTCATGCCTGGCTTCGCTCCCCTCACCAGCCGTGGCTCCCAGCAGTACAGAGCCCTGACTGTCCCTGAGCTCACCCAACAGATGTTCGATGCCAAGAACATGATGGCTGCCTGTGACCCACGCCACGGACGCTACCTCACTGTTGCTGCCATGTTCCGTGGCCGCATGTCCATGAAGGAGGTCTTTGAGCAGATGCTGAACGTGCAGAACAAGAACAGCTCATATTTCGTTGAATGGATCCCCAACAACGTTAAGACCGCTGTGTGCGACATACCACCGCTTGTTCTTAAGATGTCCGCCACCTTCATCGGTAACAGCACTGCCATCCAGGAGCTGTTTAAGCGCATTAGCGAGCAGTTCACCGCTATGTTCAGGCGCAAGGCTTTCTTGCATTGGTACACCGGTGAGGGTATGGACGAGATGGAGTTCACTGAGGCCGAGTCCAACATGAACGACCTGGTATCTGAGTACCAGCAATACCAGGATGCTACCGCTGAGGAGGAGGGCGAGTTTGAtgaggaggaagaggaagcTGAGGAGGCGTAG